ATGGCGTGTGTTGTGGATTACCTCTTTATGCGAGACAAGAGGTAGGGAACAAACCGTGGTAGCTAACGTACTGATTATCGCTTAAATCATGATTTTGATAAGGAACTCCAGGTCGTATCATGATTTTGCAGAGTCGCATGGTGGGATTGCAGCAAAAAAGCTTTGCGATGTTAGTTCAACGCGTTGATTTGTTTTGTGATGTATACGTGAgtggttttcgaaaaaaaaaacactgatatCGCAGGAACCTTGCATTCACATTTGTATTTCCATTTGCACGTCAGATTTCGCAAGGCAGTGAAGATGATTGCCTGTGGCTTGAAGAGGTGAAGATCGACAACCGCCGCATGCAAAAGGTGATGTCCGGCTCGCAGCCCGTGGCCACGATGGACGATGTTTTCGTGCTGTTCGGGGTAATGTTGTGCAACGTGAACTGCGAGGAAGGCACCATCTACGACCACGACTGGTTCCGGGACCGGGTGAATGGCCTCACCCTACTTTTCCCGCTGGTTTCGGAGCCACCACCAGTACCGCTGTACAGTGAGTCGCAGGCAAACGCCCTTTCCACTTTAGGAAAGATGTGGCCCTGCACCGTAGCACAGATCGTCTGCACTATCTCAGCAGGTCGTTTCAAGGTACGTACGATTTTATGGAAGCCAGCTATATATTGAATAATGTGGCTCTATTTGTCCCCTCGAAATGTGGTTCGGAGTGAAGTTTGAGACTGTTACCAATATTGAGGTATATTCGAGATCACAAAGTTCAAAACTTCGATAGAAACGGTTACGAGCATTTTATACTGTGAAGTGTCAAATTCACGTATTGTGAAAGTCTTTCCTCCCTTCATGATAACTCAATTTCTGTAGTTTGAGGGTTACTTCTAAAGACTTATAATGCACTCAATGATTTTTATATTGCAAATGATTGACATATTAGCAGTATACTAAGCTCCTTGTTCTGTGTTTCATATACAAATATTAATGTTAAAAGAATTTCTTTAAATGTTTCCATTCCATACGAAAGCGTTCGTAATTAGTTTTATTCGAGAAGTTCACATGTTCGTAATGCTACTGGTTCAAGTTCCTTTTCCTCATTTTCTAAATATCTACATAAAAGAACCACAatattagtttttctttaatgGTGCTGAGTCGCCCTTTTGCACAAGACCAAGAGCACAATATGTTGTACAAGTCCCAGCCTGCATGCTTTGTTGTTCACTACTCGAAAACTGAAGATATCATTCGAAAGGAAATAGCTAGGAGACTGCCAGGCCACTCGAATCGTCATCTCTTTTGTACTATTGTACCTTCTATCACAAAACAGACTAGGGTCGTAATATTCGTTAGTGCCCTTTAGAAATCGCCTATTTTTTCTCCTTTAACATCACGCAGGGCCCAATGAAGCGAATTCAAGGGTATGTCTGCGCACAGTGGCAAACAGCACAGATGAGGGGAGTGAAACCTCAACCCCTGGAAAGTGTCACGCCCGACCCTTCCACGCTAAAGGAGGCCGAGGAAAACCCGAGACCCCGAAATCATCTCTCGTTAGCGCTCCGGAAATCCGCCATGCCCAACATTCTTCTGACGCAAGCACTGCGACTAGAACCCGGATCCAACCCTGCCAATGTCGTACCACGCGAAGACGTCTTCTGCATAGCTGCGACGCTGAAGACCACGGACGTCGGCAGATCTACGCCTCCCGCAATGACCACTCAAAAGGTTTTCGTGTTCCCGTCGCTAGGGCAGTTTAACGCAACCTGGATCCGTCTCGTGACAAGAAGTATGGACCCGGTCACCGCTGTCCCCTGTTTGCTTGGCTTCATAGATTTGATGTGCGGAGACGACTTCAAGAAAGTGGGTGACCTCTTTTGTCACTTGTGCGATCGCGAAATAAGGTAAACTGGTGATGTGCGGTCATAAATTAAGAGAAGAAGGTCTATTCGTTCCAAATTATGTAGTCCCAATAGTTTTAGCACCTACATGTGGAAGAAGTGTTGACGCAGTCCTGTTTAATGTTCAATCTGGACAAACTGAGATTACCTCATTTTCAATTGCAAACAAAATTCAGTAAGAATTTCGTGAAGCCAGTTAACTGACTTCTTTAAAGGTGCTACGGTGTGACGTAGTAAAAAGGCCGATCTGTTGTATGTGGTCAATTGCAATGAACGAATATACCTAGCTTACAGGCTGGTGATCATATCAGATTGACTTATCGTTATATTGCACAAATGGTACTACatgcttttgttgtttttatctGCGGGATGTCAATGTGCCCAGCAATGCGTGATAGTCACCCGCATTCTGCATTGACCAAACATTATTTTTCAGCGTACGAATCCAATGATACCGAAGTGAATCCAACAAATTTTTATTAGCTTTCAAACAAGGAGCAcgcattttttattttaaaagatgCTCGAATAGGTATTTTTGATTAAGGCCCTCAAATAATATTCTACAGTAAGAAAATGTTAGATATGCAGTTACGTCCCACTCTATGCGGCATAATGTTCACAATCTGCTTTTTGTCATTCATCACGTGCGCCACAATATTACGATTGTTGTAACACTTAGGTATAATGAGTTTCATGCCATGCGCAATTCTCCAATCATTACGTCGTGgttgtggtgatgatgatgttgctataggcggggttagcctggcagACCTGGCCGGCATATGTTCCACCTGAGTGGCTTTTCCATGTAGTTTGGCTCACCAAGCATCGCTTAACCCTGTCTCTCGGAAAAAAAACGTACGACTATGCAAGTCACTTGCTTTCGCATCAACCGCGCAACTGCCGGAATCACAACGGCTTCACAGCATCCGTGGGGGAGCCTTCGATGCTTTCTTCGTACTGTCTAGCTATGTCTATCTTTTACGGCAATAATGCTTGCACGACATGACATAGTGTTGAATATCCCCGAAATCGTTGCACTCGGTGTACAGCGGGGAAGGAGTCCTCTTGACTTTAAATAACCATTCAGGAGTATATGCTGATCCTCTTCTTACTCTGTATAGCAGTGTCGACTCGACTAAGGCCTCTTATGGCACAAGGCTTATAGGACGAATTCCATAGAGAGCGGAAATGACATCGAATGGCTTGTTTTGGTAGTTCTTGGTTCACAGAAGCTCTAATTGTTGGCTGTCTTTAAAGTGCGTATTGTTGATGTTAGTACAGAGATGTGCTTCTGAGGGGAAATATTGCTTGCATGTACCCTTTCACAAAAAGAATTTTGGGGTGGGGGCGTACTGTGTTCTGGTTTCTTTAGGTGGCTAGTTCAGCTTCATTGGTTGTCTAGCTATTGTTACCAGGGGCATGTCCtggtgtatttatttattatatatacAGTCGTCTTCACTAAGACCAGCTTGAAATCCAGTCTTCTTCGCATACATATATCTATTTATCCCGCATCCCCAGCACGCCGATCACAATGATAACTCTGCCCCAATGTCGTATAGCTTCTTTACGTCATCATTACGATCTCCACCATTACGCACTGAGTGAGATGGTCGAATCCTATTAGTACATGCGGGTACATTTTCGAATACGCATGCCGTCACTCTGGCTAACTGCGAAATAGTTTCGCTTTCTTCTCGGCATTACTGTCCAATCGTGTTTTACATGTAGGCACTGTGGTCCTTCAATAAGGTGCTCTTGATTGTTTTTCGACAGGTACTCTCAATTCACTTCTCGTGTCTAGCAGCGTTGGTTTTATTCCCTGAAGTGCTAAGTACTACTTACTAAGAACGGTCCGAATGCAGTGGGAATCCAACTGGATGATCAAAAATGGCTTTTTTTACCTGTTGTTGGCAGGTTTTGGACAGTGCCGACAAAGAAGGTCTGGTACTGGAACCGTTGAAACTGAGCAAGGGGGAGTTGCGCCAGCGGCTGAGGGACCTGATGACTGACTGGTATCTTCCCGCCACGATGGATGATTTCTACGTGCTGTTGGGCATTTTGCTCTGTAACCTGTCCTGTCGGCGAGGCTCGGACGTGAACCGCGGTTGGTATCAGACCCGCGCCAAGGACCTCGTTGGGCTTTTCCCGAACGTTTCGGGGGAAGTGTCGGTGCGACTGTATGACGAGGCGAAGGCAGACGCCATCTGCGCCTTCGCCGAGCGATGGCCTCATACCCGGGCCGCTATCGGAAGCGTTATACTCAAGGGCAGGTTCGAGGTACGTACACACTTTCGTGGATGTCATCTTTAAAGTGAAGGCAGCTTCCCTGCTGCAACAGTGGTCCTTTTTCGGGCAGGTAGTGTACGCATGCGCGCTGGCATCGACGAGGCACGCACCGTGAGTTTTGAAGGCCGAATAGCAACCACAGGTGCGGACCCAGCAACagctggtgtcacaaacttgcgaGTGTCTCCCCCTGAAAAAGGCGCGAATGCAGGCCTCCGAGATGGCCTACTGGCACGCTGTGGACAACTTCAGAGGCCAAGGAATCGCCCGTTTATATTTCGACGATCTCCTCTGGAGGTGCTGTTAGGCCCCGGAAAAGGTCGATTGTCGCTAGGATAATGGTGTTCTCAAGAATCCTCAGCTAAAATGTTGTATCATAGGATCGGTTAAGGCTGTTTACCATCGCATATTGTCTATACCGAACCGAAAATCACTATATATTAAAGAATGCCGACGCTTACACAATCGAAATGCTTCACCTAGCCGAGCAAGTTCTCTGCTTTTAACCTAAAATAAAGGAAGAATTTCTGGAAGAAAATTGCATATGTACAAACAACTTTACTCGCTTCAGAGTTCAATATAACCGAGTTTCTGTTCTCTTGTAAGACGAGATTGCTGATCTGAGATACTTTCTGTTTTTGTCTGTCAAGAAATTCGTAGTGTGCATCAGTTAGCTTATTACCCGAGAGATTGTGTCACTTCTTTACCTCTAGTGAAATAGATATGAAGAACCAAATTTAAACAAATTGATGAGGCGCTTGAAATATAAAGGGTAATACGGATGGAATTCTACTGCTGGGTTGATGGCATATTTTATCCGCTATATTTCGCTAATATATAACATTATTAAGGGCGAGAACTTGACGTCTGTATCCTTATTTTTCAATTTCTCAGATGGCAGAACGAATATATTCTGTTTCAATGTCATTATTAAACCAAAAAAAGTACTGCTCACAGCGTTCACCTACGCCTGGTTCTTCCCTACCTGTGACGCAGGGCCCAATGCATCGATTACAGCAGTACGTGTCCAGGTCCTGGAGCTTTGCTGGGATGAAACATGCGGAGTGCGTGCTGGAATCCCTCGTAATTCGCAACCCCTGGGTTCTCAACGTATTTCCCGAGCTTAAATCCAGGGATCTCTTTTTGCAGGTATGTTCTCGAGTGACAAGTATACACAACGAAATGCTGCGTGTGATTTAGCATACTTTAATACTGACGAGAGACGTGGCGCAGCTTCTGGTAAGACGAGCGAGAGCCAGATTCTCTTTTGCTGCACGTTCACAATCGTAATGAAGCAAAATTATCACATTCCAACGAACCATGTGGTCcacacaaatgttttttttttcggtggacgACGAGCTGGTACGAAGCAAATTTTTTAGGGAAGCGTGTTGTTTGAGGCAATTGATTGACGATGAAGCTCAGTATAAGAACACTCTCCAGTTAAGGTATagttaatttgattgattgatatgtggggtttaacgtcccaaaaccaccatatgaatatgagagacgccgtagtggaagcctccggaaattccgaccacctggggtgctttaacgtgcacccaaatcttagcacacgggcctacagcttttccgcctccatcggaaatgcagcagccgaagccgcgattcgatcctgGGACTTGCGGGTCGGTAGCCGAGTAGCCACTGGACCAGCGTGGTTAGGCCAGTTTAGGTCGTCACACTAGAGATGTGCTGACTTGACTACATTGACAGAACTAAAGACCACTGGTATTACGggggcaagaaagaaaaaaaaaaaacaggcatgcTACTCTGCATTCCTGCAGAAAATAAATATGCGCACTGAGTACTCAACGGCATTTTTGCTGACGCTTCATCACACTCAATAAGATCATTTAAAATTGTATGCACCTATTTTCATTAGTTGTTGAAACTTTATTGTACTGCCTTAGTTCTTTATAATACCATTGCAGCCTTTAAGGTACCatcgtattttattttttttcctctgaCGTGCCCCTCCGGTTTGGAGTAAGTAGGcctgcagtgtattgaaataaaaataataaatttacACTAGACACATTCTGAGGTTCGGGAGGCATTCACTGTAGTGAGATTTCACAGTACCCGGAGACGAAGGTTTCTCAGAGCTATACGGGCACTGTTTGAAACTCGTTGTCCTTGCAGGATGCCGAAAATACTTTCGGTCCTCAGCATCAACAATACCCAATGTCGAATACACGTAATTtcacgcagatgacattaccacggttgactaataggTATTTTTTTACAAAATCTAGCTTTGTATTGCAGAGCTGCATTTGCTGGCGTTTGCTTTGTAAGGATCACGCTGATTATGATGGTTGCAAGTTCTTGTATCCTAACTTGTGGCGCATTTGGCTCGATGGTGTATGTTTTTCAAagcacacagtttttttttcaccccgGAATAGCTTTGACTCAGTCGTGTACTACTGCAATCTTCTAATAATAACATTATTAGCCTTGAAATAGGTATTCAAGTTATAGGT
The sequence above is drawn from the Rhipicephalus microplus isolate Deutch F79 chromosome 3, USDA_Rmic, whole genome shotgun sequence genome and encodes:
- the LOC142802895 gene encoding uncharacterized protein LOC142802895, with product MKRIQGYVCAQWQTAQMRGVKPQPLESVTPDPSTLKEAEENPRPRNHLSLALRKSAMPNILLTQALRLEPGSNPANVVPREDVFCIAATLKTTDVGRSTPPAMTTQKVFVFPSLGQFNATWIRLVTRSMDPVTAVPCLLGFIDLMCGDDFKKVLDSADKEGLVLEPLKLSKGELRQRLRDLMTDWYLPATMDDFYVLLGILLCNLSCRRGSDVNRGWYQTRAKDLVGLFPNVSGEVSVRLYDEAKADAICAFAERWPHTRAAIGSVILKGRFEGPMHRLQQYVSRSWSFAGMKHAECVLESLVIRNPWVLNVFPELKSRDLFLQATAAASPGHQDALQNHRGEESAAADPSACEES